The Rhopalosiphum maidis isolate BTI-1 chromosome 1, ASM367621v3, whole genome shotgun sequence genome has a segment encoding these proteins:
- the LOC113556577 gene encoding sodium/potassium-transporting ATPase subunit beta-1-interacting protein isoform X1, protein MEFCKYLLLTIFLFQLVSVGARQAFDFLGFMWGSVLANFFELLFIIFGIFGVVQSDVLYLLSYSAWSIVWCIWNIFVVLYYLELPIFSSSFDVMSLGADSVSWWESNGPGCRVFFYPNHTGIEEDAIKPIRPDLITGCVLDYQKIETAQASLQILFAVFGILCSLYVSCCSKSRDEGIYYKSKQPKNITPIYSIEYSSRRGDEIEEISTISGSEDGDLDAQSSQSKPMTPRRVKRRSVTSRGTLPPPHQAPPPYLRRQSSSQYSSRRHKNPVSRLIQQQYSNNGLNDSSTSNDSSHPLFPECRVELRHVNRGIVNPALDTESERPTSARSTYSNFHGARGRPRQVSTHSTFFAPSEQPPPAYRSNASVNSETVI, encoded by the exons AtggaattttgtaaatatttgttgcTCACCATTTTCCTGTTTCaattg gtTTCAGTTGGAGCAAGACAAGCATTTGATTTTCTCGGATTTATGTGGGGATCTGTACTAGCAAATTTCTTTGAActtttgttcattatttttggaatatttggTGTAGTGCAGTCagatgtattatacttattatca tattcagCATGGAGTATTGTTTGGTGTATTTGGaatatatttgtagttttatattatttggaatTGCCAATTTTTAGTAGT AGCTTTGATGTTATGAGCCTTGGTGCAGATAGTGTTAGTTGGTGGGAATCTAATGGCCCTGGTTGcagagtatttttttatccaaatCACACCGGTATTGAAGAAGATGCTATTAAGCCAATTAGACCAGATTTGATCACTGGATGTGTTCtagattatcaaaaaattgaaacggCTCAAGCATCCTTACAAATACTTTTTGct gtttttgGTATTCTTTGTAGCTTGTATGTATCATGTTGTTCAAAATCTAGAGATGaag GAATTTACTACAAGAGTAAGcaaccaaaaaatattacaccaATATATTCTATTGAATATAGTTCACGTCGAGGAGATGAAATTGAAGAAATAAGCACTATCAGTGGCAGcgaag ATGGTGATTTAGATGCACAAAGTTCACAAAGTAAACCCATGACACCCAGACGAGTAAAACGAAGAAGTGTAACTTCAAGGGGTACACTACCTCCTCCACATCAAGCTCCACCGCCATATCTTAGACGTCAATCTAGCTCTCAATATTCTAGTCGAAGACATAAAAATCCTGTTTCTAGGCTTATCCAACAACAGTATTCAA ataacGGTTTAAACGATTCATCAACATCAAATGATTCAAGTCACCCATTGTTCCCAGAATGTCGAGTTGAATTAAGACATGTTAACCGAGGCATTGTGAATCCTGCTTTAGATACAGAATCTGAACGTCCAACATCAGCACGTTCAACATATTCAAATTTCCATGGAGCACGAGGTCGGCCTAGACAAGTTAGCACTCATTCAACTTTTTTTGCCCCATCAGAACAGCCTCCACCAGCTTATCGTAGTAATGCTTCTGTTAATTCTGAAACTGTTATATGA
- the LOC113556577 gene encoding sodium/potassium-transporting ATPase subunit beta-1-interacting protein isoform X2: protein MEFCKYLLLTIFLFQLVSVGARQAFDFLGFMWGSVLANFFELLFIIFGIFGVVQSDVLYLLSSFDVMSLGADSVSWWESNGPGCRVFFYPNHTGIEEDAIKPIRPDLITGCVLDYQKIETAQASLQILFAVFGILCSLYVSCCSKSRDEGIYYKSKQPKNITPIYSIEYSSRRGDEIEEISTISGSEDGDLDAQSSQSKPMTPRRVKRRSVTSRGTLPPPHQAPPPYLRRQSSSQYSSRRHKNPVSRLIQQQYSNNGLNDSSTSNDSSHPLFPECRVELRHVNRGIVNPALDTESERPTSARSTYSNFHGARGRPRQVSTHSTFFAPSEQPPPAYRSNASVNSETVI from the exons AtggaattttgtaaatatttgttgcTCACCATTTTCCTGTTTCaattg gtTTCAGTTGGAGCAAGACAAGCATTTGATTTTCTCGGATTTATGTGGGGATCTGTACTAGCAAATTTCTTTGAActtttgttcattatttttggaatatttggTGTAGTGCAGTCagatgtattatacttattatca AGCTTTGATGTTATGAGCCTTGGTGCAGATAGTGTTAGTTGGTGGGAATCTAATGGCCCTGGTTGcagagtatttttttatccaaatCACACCGGTATTGAAGAAGATGCTATTAAGCCAATTAGACCAGATTTGATCACTGGATGTGTTCtagattatcaaaaaattgaaacggCTCAAGCATCCTTACAAATACTTTTTGct gtttttgGTATTCTTTGTAGCTTGTATGTATCATGTTGTTCAAAATCTAGAGATGaag GAATTTACTACAAGAGTAAGcaaccaaaaaatattacaccaATATATTCTATTGAATATAGTTCACGTCGAGGAGATGAAATTGAAGAAATAAGCACTATCAGTGGCAGcgaag ATGGTGATTTAGATGCACAAAGTTCACAAAGTAAACCCATGACACCCAGACGAGTAAAACGAAGAAGTGTAACTTCAAGGGGTACACTACCTCCTCCACATCAAGCTCCACCGCCATATCTTAGACGTCAATCTAGCTCTCAATATTCTAGTCGAAGACATAAAAATCCTGTTTCTAGGCTTATCCAACAACAGTATTCAA ataacGGTTTAAACGATTCATCAACATCAAATGATTCAAGTCACCCATTGTTCCCAGAATGTCGAGTTGAATTAAGACATGTTAACCGAGGCATTGTGAATCCTGCTTTAGATACAGAATCTGAACGTCCAACATCAGCACGTTCAACATATTCAAATTTCCATGGAGCACGAGGTCGGCCTAGACAAGTTAGCACTCATTCAACTTTTTTTGCCCCATCAGAACAGCCTCCACCAGCTTATCGTAGTAATGCTTCTGTTAATTCTGAAACTGTTATATGA